AGACCTGGGAAAGATTGTGgcagaaaaaagattaaaatggtGAGCATGCATTCAGTAGAGGGAACCTGCTACGATTAGgaacattttttcaaaactggTATACTGATTTCCATTTATTcaaattcacacacaaaaagttGAAATTTGTACTTAAAGCTCTGTGTTTCAAGACAATCACAACCACAGCTATGACTCATTTCAAGATTTCGTGCCTAACTGGCTTACAATGATTTATAACCGACAGCAACCATTCAAACTGTGTCGTAGAGATTGGTAGCGTGTGCTAAAACAGCTGGAAGCCGACTAACAGAGTACTATGATTGCAAAAGACAAAGACTCTGGTCTGCGATTTTGACCTGTGatactttttctaaaaaaagcagtttcagcACACACAGAATATCACTGATTTTCCACTCATTGAACTGGCACTTTCATATCTTGGCTTAAAAGTCTGTAACCTCAGAATAGGTTGCTCATGTGTCAAAGTCCTGAATTCCTGAATTTGCCACCAGTGCAGGGATACTACGATAAGCACACGTGAACTAGGACTGGAAGAGTTCTGCTGGGACACAGGTGCCACCTCCTGTTGTGACACGGCTTGTTCTGCATCTGAGGCCAGCCCCTACCTTTGGCTCTCCTGCAGAAGAGCCACCATCTCCTGGAGTCCAGTAAGTTGTTTCACTTCCAGTCTTAGGAATTCCACCTGGGAACTCAGCTGGtcatttttccaaagcaactCATCTTAAGGAAACACAGTGAGAGGTCTGAGCAAAATCACCAAAAGCTGGTAAAcgcatttttaataaaagcaattctCGATGCTAATGCATAACAGAGCAAGTTATTACGAGCAATATTAATAATAGCCACAGTTATTATTACTATCTCTTTTGTTCAAACCCTAAGTTGAACCTGTTCTAGGCACATTTTTGGATCAAAACTTTTTTGATAGACTGCTGTACTGAGCATGCCTCTAACAGGAAGGGCTGCTCTGAGAGACAATGGGGATTGTGGGATCCAGGGGCTGGGGGTTACaccaaacaaaaatcaccaCAGCAGCCTGTGAAGGGTTGTGGTCCTTTGTTACACAAAGCCTTTAAAACTCAGGGCTGAGGGACTGGCTAAAACGCATCCTGCAGCAACCCTGCAGCATCCAGGGCACAGAACTGTATGGCTGCTGCTACGGGGCAGCTCAGAACAGATGCTCAAACTTGTGAGGCTATCTCCGATTACACAGCAGCTGTCACCATGTATACTGGCCACTAAAGTGCTGGACAAATGGAGATTAAGGCTTGAACCACTGTCAGTTTTTCTGTACGCTACGACAcactgaaaatatcagaaaatcaTCTTCAGTTTGTTGGGAAGCTTGTGCTGGTCTGTCAGCAGTCAAGGAATCCATCCAATGATGTTAGTGTTTCCTTGTTACATTACAGTAATCTTGTTCTTATTGCACAGTGTATAAAAGCTCCTAGAAAAGGCATACATGGCATAGCTGGTACTGGCGTAAGGCATGAATGGTTGCATTGTGACCGTTCTTGCGAGCCTTGTTAAGGCCACATCAGCCACCATTTACTTGATGTACCATAGCCCAAGTGGCTATAAGTGAATCCTTCCACTTCTAAAAGAATAGCTTGTATAGCTGCTAAGAAGACCCCAGTTTCATTCCTTACTCTTTGTGATCATTGTGAGCTTAcctggaagcagaaagcaaaagtaATTTGAACAGTCACATTGCTCACAATAAATTAAAGCTAAGTCGTTTGGCCCTACCGTACATGGATGCTTGGTTTCTTTGGATGTGATAACTAGAAGCAGCAGTGTGATCCATCTTGTGCAACGTGGAAGCTGAGACATGGCTTTCCACCAGCCCTTTTCCTTGCTGCCGCAGCAGATATTCCAGTTGTGACAAGACAAGataaaacaaacaccaacaaaagacaaaaccaaaacaatacaatacaagaaaacaacaaagggTTGCTGAATCAAGTTAGTGTTAAGAGAAATTAAGCCCTCTTCTGCAGTTTTCCCAGTACCTGGTAAGTTCCTAGAAGCCTTTCCAGTGACGCTGCTGAGCCCTCTGAAGAGCGATAATGACAATGAGTGTAACATGGCATGAATTTAAGCGAACCCTTATGTCACTGCTTTGAAGTATTTGTTTGGAAcacactaaagaaaaaagccacTTTCAAAGCATAGGTGTACAAGAATAACCTAAACAAACAGTAACatctgaaacacaaaaagatATCCAGGCATTTTGGCAGGGAGCTTAGGTGatgtcagaaaacaaatctaaacagaagtgtttctatggatttcttttctttttttttttttttgagaactaATTGGAAACAGATTTTAGGTTTGGATTTAAACATATCCTTGCAGCATCTGCAATGCTATCCCCGTGCTACGCATTTTAGTCTCAAGAAGTACAAGTTTGAGGCTGTggagcaaaggaaggaaaaacctgGCATCCTCCTGCTCACATTATTGCCACGGGTTTAGCTGGTGATCTTGAGAAAGTCATTTGACATGGCTGTCCtgttttttcctgagatttttAGCCAGTAGACTTCAAAGTAAAttacaaaatcaaaagaaagtCCTACCCTTTGagctctcttctttctgccctCATAAATTAGCATCTTTTGCCCTACTGGGACAGAGCTTTGAGAACAATGAAGAGCTCAGCATAGGTCAACATCACAATGGGATGAGCCGGGGCTCTTCTCTAGGTGGACCGCGCAGATCTTGAACTCCCAGTAGGATAGGTATCTTACTGAACCCAGTCATCTCATTTGCTGTCTCAGTGTGTTAGAGTAAGATccaatgagaaagaaagaccAGTCTTCCACTGGATCAAGacattaattcattttgttgCATCTCATGGCCACGCGTTTGTTAAATCCAACCTGAGGAAGGGAGCAGGAGCACTGCTAGAGGCAGTCTAGTGGACCAGGACTCATCCTGTCTGTGACAGGCTGCGATAAAATCATATTGAGTAAAACTAACCCACAGCTGAAATACGTGTGCAACATCTGGGAAATGCAGTAATTTGAGCAACTATGGCACTTGGCCCTACATGGAGGATGATAAGCTAAAACTGTTGCTAGAAGTCTTGCTGTGGAGTAGACAGACTCACATCTTTTCTGGATTGGACATGAGACAAAAATCAGTAGAAACAGGCCTGCAGAGGCAGAATGATgagtgtttgtttgcttgttttcctgggAACCAGAAGAAGCCAGTATGCAGCCAAACAGCTCCTCTCCGTGGCAGCTGCTCGACCAGCACAGACACTGTTAGATAAATAATGCTAGAAATGGGTGCAAGATCTGGAAAGAATTACAAACAGGATGAGCAAGAAGGTGTTGGTTGATCCCAGCACCTGTGAGAAGAAAAGGCTTCTGACCTGCCTTGCTAAGGACAAGAGGACTACTGTGTGCTTTCCACCCTTATTCACCCCAGCCTCAAGGGGAAAACGTATCAGGACTTCACCACTATCTCAGAAAAACTAGAGCAAGCCCAAAGCCCTAACTAGAGCCACTAAGagattttcaaacaaaagtaTTGCCAGGAGGTATCAGTTCACTGAACTGGAGATACTTGCAACCAAAATATTTGAGTCTCAACAAACTTCTACTATGAAAAAGGTCAGGGAGAGCAGAGACCTTGTGGGGAACCTCTGCTGCCCTGGCTCAAGGCAGGCATTAAGGAAGCGCTCTTATTTCAAGGTGCCACAAATTCGATACTTCCCAGAAGAATCAGCCTGTTGATCCCAAATATAAAGAGCATTCAGAATGCATGACTGGAAATCCTACTGGAAGATGTCTTTTCTCAATGTAATTAAATCAGGTGATTAATCCTTTCACAATTTCATTATTACAAGGAAGTTATCCTCATTAAAAAGTTCGTGATAAGGTCATTTTGTTACTGAATTTCCATTAGTACATTGACAAAGAGAACTAAAACCACCTACCGCAGCAGAATCCATTCTATCGAGTTGTTCAGTATATTTAAGCTGAGTCCTTTGGACTTTGGGATTGTTTCTAGCTAAGATTGAAGAGGAGTGTCCAGCTGTCAGATGAGCATCCTGCTGTGGAGCAGTACAAGCCACAAGATGGAAAAGCAAGTTTTGGGCAGGAACTACAGAGATACAAAAAGATTTCAACAAAAATCTAAAAACTATGGTGTTTTCATACATAACATTCTGTTAAGGAAAGAGTAGAACAAGGTCCTAGAATATCAGACTTGCAGtcaataaccaaaaaaaaaaagtaaagaggtATGGTGAAATACATTCCTGACTTTAAACACAGAttgagagaaagcagaaaaatgtttaagatgAAGTGTTTGCATCTATATGAAAAGCTTACCAAGAAAATCCTTGTTAACCAGGAGAGATCCAGGCCCGTTCCAGTGACAATCCACCAGcttcaggagctgctggaggacacCTGTAACCTTGGACTCTTTTTCACTTCCAGTGGCACTCTGACCTTCTGTGCCAGCAGTATCATTACTTAGCTCAGTGGAAGACTAAtgagaaaaaggcaaagctaTTTACTTTCTTAGCTAATGTCTGCAGTACATCTGCAAGCACCTCCTGCCTTAGCTGGACACACTTAACAGGTATTTATGCATGCACTTTTCCAACTGGGCACAAACAAATTAGAGGCACAGGATGAAGCTGAGTTTATGTGAAAGCATACACAAAGCATCTCCAGTGAACCTGCATTTTGTACAGTTTTTCAGTAGTGTACTGAAAGCGTACTTTTTTTCACTCCCTGTGCAGTAACATCACACTGAAAATTCATGTTCTCTGTCCTGAAACCCCTTTTTCAGAATCACTGTTGTCCCTAGGCTCTGTCAGAGACAGACAGCCTCTCCCACTGCATGTGCCTTCAGTTCCTGTAGCAAAGTGGGTGCCTGTTATTATAATTAATGGCAGTGACATTTATATAGTTCATTATCacacttttatatttcttttcaacatCCTATGGCattgaaaacaaactgaagacaCATGGACAAATGGATAAAATTGTCTCTGTAGCCAGCTGAATGGTAAATGCAAAGTTAGTGATGATGCAACATAGGATTTGTCCCAGGGCTTTGCGTGTGAATGGGACGAACGGGACACAAAAGAGAGTCCATACAAGCCAAGAGCTAAAGGACAGGTGCTCAGAGTCTTGTATAATATGTAGCGCGATAAAGGGATGGGGCAAATGGTTATGTAAAATGTCTGCCTGTATTGCTCTGAAGCATAAACAGTTTAATACTGAAGAGACCACCTCATCAGGCCCATTTGATGCTTGTCCTATACTCCTGCCTGTTACTCCTGTACTGAACACAGGAAATTACCTGTATAAATGTATAGAAGGAAGACATCTCCCCTTAACTTGGGATACCGAGAGACAGAAAACCTACTGTCTCATTCTTACTTCACTGTGAAAAAATGGTTCTCGTTATAattctttctgctcttcagtggTTAATGTTCGATCGTTGATGCTTGCGCAGGCCCCCCACTATGTGCTGCTGTAGCAGCCTAAAGGCTCCTAACTTATGTAAGCCTGAAGTAGCTGGGGGGAGGATGAACAGTGAAGGTAGCAGAGACACTAGGGAACTACTTTGTTCATTGTGGCTTCTCTACTTCACATgcacacaggaaaataagaTGCACATCTCACCAATGTGGCTGTAAATCACTGCAGGTTGAGAGTGCTCTTTGGTAATATCCTAAGGTCAGTTAGAGGTGCTCAGGACAACTGTACAGACTGCTTGCTGAAAAATTATCACAGTACTCCCAACACTGGCTCTACAAAGTTCAACTGCTTTTAGACTGCTAGAGCAGTAGTGGATGGTTTTAGATGGTTTTGTGCTACTGGCTTTTGAAGATGCAGAACCTATTTCGTATTATCtgtacagaacatttttatactAGGAGATTTCCATTAGCATCTCAATTTACACGTGTGTATTTGTGAAGAACAACAATGACAAGTAATACAATACTTGCCTCCTTGTGAGAGTCTTTGAAGCAAAGATTAGGAGACATTGGGGAATGCAGGGTCTCACTTTGCGTATATTCCACTCTAGCTGGGCTGGAAGACCTGTGAGCTGCAGGTTCTCTGACCTTCTCAGGTACTGAAGATACCATGGCTGGTTTCATCATTATGGACTTCAAGTTCTCCAGTAAAACTTCAGCTGATAATGAAGTTGCATCTCTGATGCCTGCAgataaagtagaaaaacaacTGGCTAGTAGAGCAGAGCTATGGATTAGAGGCATGCAGGTATTCAGACCTGtgggaaagagaagagcaaagcagaTACACTTTCTCTAACGTTTTATCCTTGTCTCCTCTATGAAGTGACTGACACAGCAGCAGTTTGACTATAAAGGACCACGTCTTCACAAAGGACATCAAGacacacattttcaaaagtatatAGGGGATTATACCTTATAAACACCGATGTCTTATTGATTTCAGCATAAACTAGTCATCCAAATGCCATCAAGGATCTGGGTTTTTGACAGTGTGTCAATAAACTGGATAGAAGCGTGCATTTCACTTAGAAGAGTCCTAAAATTCATCTATTGACCACagattttggaaatgaaatacatgaaaacaacTTCATAATAGTCTGAGATTAAGAAAGAAGAAGCCTCTCACAggtactattttttatttttttttacctgactTGATGTTTAAAGGATTTCCGTGTTTAATTTCTGTCTCAGTGAGCTGTGTGAGTGTACTGCCGCTGGCAGTCTGCGAAGACGTATTCATTTCTGTAGGAAGCCTCCCACCATAATCCCTGTGGCCCTTGATTTTCTTGCCACTCTGAGGTTTCTGGACAAGGTGCCCGTGCTGAGGAGAAGAGGTCACAGAGACGTGGTAAAAATCATCAAAATTGCTTAGCCTGGCATCTCTGGATGACTTATTTgtgttatttatatttgtgtCACTCAAATTCAATCTCTTTGTAGAATATATATCCTGGCTAAGTTCACAGATGCTAGACTTCTGAATTGTGTCCGTCTCTGGGGAGGAGTTGAAAGTTTTACTATCTGAGAAGACCACATGCAGACCTCCTGCTCTCATTTTCCCTGAGGAGCACAGGGATGAACGCAGTTGTGAGCATGATGATCGGTCtggaaagaagtaaaaacattaCAGTGTgaagaataaaactaaaaactgcAACACAGTCACATAAAGCATATTTTGacttgtgttttccttccaaCCCTAgataagagaaagaaagtagACCTCTTAATAACACCTGTATCCACAGTAcaacttctgctgctgctgtatccTGCTGCTAAGATTCAGTACAACAGAATGAACACTCAATAGACTGCCAAAACCACATACATTTTAGGGTTTTAGGATTGCTGGAATCGGTGTAGAAAAGTCATTTCAGTATGTCAATACGTCATATGCAGAAAGGGAACACTCGATTTGCCACCATTAGGCAGAAATTCACTTGGAAAATTCAATCTGAGTTAGACTTCAGTGCAGAAATTGGTAAAACACATTAAGTTAGCTCCTTGTGGCTTGATATGCATTAGAAGAGAAATCACTAGAAGCAGTGAGAATGTTTTTTcaggagagattaaaaaaaaaaaaagaaagagttgGTCTGACCATGGAGATAACACACGATAACAAAGATAGGTCCTTTCCCTAGCAGTAAAATCTCCCCAGCATGGGACAGGCAGGCGGACCTCTGTCCTTTCCAAATCTCCATGAGCTTCCTTTCTACTAGCTGCGAGAGCAACCCCAGACAGCACAGTTACCCACCAGGATTCAAGACTTCCCTAAGCTTTAGGTTCCTTCGATGCTTTCTCCCCtctttgtttgtattttccaaGTGACTATTCTTCGGAATACAACAAGAATGAGAAATCCCACCAGTCTAGTTTGGGATCAAACCCCAAGTGAGCACACAGATGCATTCTCTAAAGATTTACAGTGTGAAATGTTTAGCTAAATATTGGTAAAGCTCATAGCATAGGCACTGTTTAAACACAGAATCTGTCTGATAGCACAGCTTTTAAAGTGTGAGTGGATCAATCTGGAGAGAACAATATTGACCATCCAGCCTCCTGTTTAACCCTGAACACAGGACTACCCTGAATTAACCATACACAAAAAATCCAGCCTTGACTAAAATATTCTCAGTGTCAAAATCTTGCTGTATTGATTATACAACAAAAAGTACCAGTTTTTGTGCCGACATCATTAGATACTGAAGACATCCTTCTGCTTACTGCGTGGCTCTTCATTATATTCTCCCTAGAGCAGCAACATAAAATAGTTGATTTAATGGAATTTTAAGTGGAGTCAGGTATAAAACATGAGtcagagcagcagaagctggtggATAACACAATTAGACTCTTTACTTCCACATTGTACCATGGCGCATGAGAAAACACGTGAAGACACATCATGCTTGGATGTTATGTACAACCTCCAAAATTAAGACAAATGTTAAACTTCAAAGCAACTGCTACACAAAACCaaacttctctttttcactCTACCTTCTGAACTGAATAACGGTTGTTTTGAACACAAAAGAGTGGCTGGTCCCTCAGCAGTAAACAGAACTAGGTTTGGCTGACTTGATCCTACCTTGTTCACAGTTAAGCTAATGGAGAAATTTTGACCCCACTGTGACTCCCAATTTTTCATGAAATCAGTGGGTGTCAAGAACAAGtacaagcaataaataaaagcgcatatattaaataattattaatacaATTATATGCAATCAAACATCATATAaagttataataaaatatttataaaatatttgtttatagaTTGTATAATAAATTATCCTTGCGttctatttttcagaaaaaaactttcctcttttccaccTTATGCTAAAATATAGTCTGGCAGCCCTTCCTTCACCCTCCCTGGAACATCTCTTCTAAAAGCATCCAACAGTGTTTCATTATAGTTGTCACTTTTCTGCAGGCAAGTCTACCAGGAGAGGACAACAGAGAAACTGGCAACCCTGAAATCAAAAACCTGATACACAAAATCTGCCTCAGTAGCAGCTAAATTGCTACCtggaaagatatttaaaaagttgtCTTCATGACAGCTGAGACTTCCAGTAATAATACACAGATCTGGTAACAAGTGAACCTAAAAACATATGAGACAGATATATTCCTACTGCTGAGGTGTGGCACAGTCCCAGAACAGGGTTATTGTTTCATACATTTACTTATATATTAGCATTTAATTATGTATTAACTTCTGTTTATTAATTTATCAATAGTTATTAATaatccaaaatgattttttaatgttatctgCCATTGTTTAGCATTAGTGAATACAATTACATtaaaagccttgaaaaaaatcacagattgatttttttttgtttgcttgctgaATTGATATGAACCGTTAAAATGATGGTGATATGAACATTTCCAACctatctgtttttcagttacttttcacatttgtgaagcagcagctgtttaaattgcatttctaaTAACTTACCAGCTTTGTGCACACAGGTGTAACCCGTGAGATCAGCTCATTTTCCCAGCATACACTCAGACTAGGTGAGAAGATGGATGCTGCAGTGGAATATGTGGGTTTC
This sequence is a window from Cygnus atratus isolate AKBS03 ecotype Queensland, Australia chromosome 12, CAtr_DNAZoo_HiC_assembly, whole genome shotgun sequence. Protein-coding genes within it:
- the LRRC36 gene encoding leucine-rich repeat-containing protein 36 isoform X2; amino-acid sequence: MMSAQKLHGHLVQKPQSGKKIKGHRDYGGRLPTEMNTSSQTASGSTLTQLTETEIKHGNPLNIKSGIRDATSLSAEVLLENLKSIMMKPAMVSSVPEKVREPAAHRSSSPARVEYTQSETLHSPMSPNLCFKDSHKESSTELSNDTAGTEGQSATGSEKESKVTGVLQQLLKLVDCHWNGPGSLLVNKDFLVPAQNLLFHLVACTAPQQDAHLTAGHSSSILARNNPKVQRTQLKYTEQLDRMDSAAQGKGLVESHVSASTLHKMDHTAASSYHIQRNQASMYDELLWKNDQLSSQVEFLRLEVKQLTGLQEMVALLQESQRSLVSTNNFLLQQLSKGNSHAVHKTPLPSEKCTSHETSSPLERTASVPSAYSCSQYWSSEQLCNCPL
- the LRRC36 gene encoding leucine-rich repeat-containing protein 36 isoform X1 → MKSHAVSRRMSSVSNDVGTKTDRSSCSQLRSSLCSSGKMRAGGLHVVFSDSKTFNSSPETDTIQKSSICELSQDIYSTKRLNLSDTNINNTNKSSRDARLSNFDDFYHVSVTSSPQHGHLVQKPQSGKKIKGHRDYGGRLPTEMNTSSQTASGSTLTQLTETEIKHGNPLNIKSGIRDATSLSAEVLLENLKSIMMKPAMVSSVPEKVREPAAHRSSSPARVEYTQSETLHSPMSPNLCFKDSHKESSTELSNDTAGTEGQSATGSEKESKVTGVLQQLLKLVDCHWNGPGSLLVNKDFLVPAQNLLFHLVACTAPQQDAHLTAGHSSSILARNNPKVQRTQLKYTEQLDRMDSAAQGKGLVESHVSASTLHKMDHTAASSYHIQRNQASMYDELLWKNDQLSSQVEFLRLEVKQLTGLQEMVALLQESQRSLVSTNNFLLQQLSKGNSHAVHKTPLPSEKCTSHETSSPLERTASVPSAYSCSQYWSSEQLCNCPL